In Luteolibacter rhizosphaerae, a genomic segment contains:
- a CDS encoding efflux RND transporter periplasmic adaptor subunit, with translation MKKFSWILMLVLSVTCLLVWKARANSLAASANKGPKGPQTVPVVLTEVAKQDVPVWLEGLGTVQASNTVTVRPRVGGTLESVDFTEGAMVKEGDVLARIDARPYESVLAQARAKKAQDEAQLASAAATLARSQALVKENAVSRQVLDQSEAAAGQLEALVQADQAAIDAAQLDLDFTTVRAPISGRTGVRMVDKGNVVTAGQAEGLVVLTQLQPISVIFTLPQRHLDALRPHMKPGAAALRVQAEDDSGKLLDEGSLELVDNQIDNSTGTLRLKATFPNKDYTLWPGQYVSAKVLVETKSDAVVVPTEVVQPGLNGPFAYLLKPDETVEVRQVKPGMELEGMTVIEEGLSPGDRVVRDGQSKLKPGAKVSEQKAAS, from the coding sequence ATGAAGAAGTTCTCCTGGATCCTGATGCTGGTCCTCTCCGTCACGTGTCTATTGGTTTGGAAGGCGCGAGCGAATTCGCTCGCTGCATCGGCCAACAAGGGGCCGAAGGGACCGCAGACCGTGCCGGTGGTGCTGACGGAGGTGGCCAAGCAAGACGTGCCGGTGTGGCTGGAGGGTCTCGGGACGGTGCAGGCGTCCAATACGGTGACGGTTCGGCCGCGGGTGGGAGGGACTTTGGAAAGCGTGGACTTCACCGAGGGCGCGATGGTGAAGGAAGGCGACGTGCTAGCGCGGATCGATGCCCGCCCCTATGAGTCGGTGCTGGCTCAAGCGAGAGCGAAGAAGGCGCAGGACGAAGCGCAGCTCGCCAGTGCCGCGGCCACTTTGGCACGCTCGCAGGCGCTGGTGAAAGAGAACGCGGTGAGCCGTCAGGTGCTCGACCAATCGGAAGCGGCCGCCGGGCAGCTTGAGGCACTGGTGCAGGCGGACCAAGCGGCAATCGACGCGGCGCAGCTCGATCTGGATTTCACGACGGTGCGGGCCCCGATCTCCGGACGCACCGGCGTCCGGATGGTGGACAAGGGCAATGTGGTCACGGCGGGACAGGCCGAGGGATTGGTAGTGCTGACCCAGCTCCAACCGATCTCGGTGATCTTCACGCTGCCGCAGCGACATCTGGATGCATTGCGCCCACACATGAAGCCGGGAGCGGCAGCACTGCGGGTGCAGGCCGAGGACGATAGCGGCAAGCTGCTGGACGAGGGCAGCCTGGAACTGGTGGACAACCAGATCGACAACAGCACCGGCACGCTGCGGCTGAAGGCCACCTTCCCGAACAAGGATTATACCCTGTGGCCCGGGCAATACGTGTCCGCCAAGGTGCTGGTGGAGACCAAGAGCGATGCCGTGGTGGTTCCCACCGAAGTGGTGCAACCGGGCTTGAACGGTCCTTTCGCCTATCTGCTGAAGCCGGACGAAACCGTGGAAGTCCGGCAGGTGAAGCCGGGCATGGAGCTGGAAGGCATGACCGTGATCGAGGAGGGCCTGTCGCCGGGTGACCGGGTTGTTAGAGACGGGCAGAGCAAGCTGAAGCCCGGTGCGAAGGTCAGCGAACAAAAGGCAGCGTCATGA
- a CDS encoding response regulator has product MEELPHIAVVDDHQEIRQLLVRYLGQHGYAVSEAASAQEFRNQLDAGLCPHLVVLDIMMPHEDGLSLCRHLRATSSLPVIFLTAMAEDTDRIVGLELGADDYLVKPFNPRELLARIRAVLRRSNNPQAQEDNTPKTERLRFGDKIFDLTRHEVTGSDGVAVPLSTSEFRLLCVFLEHPGKVLSRDALLELTSGREADVWDRSIDNQVSRLRRKVEEDPKNPVLIKTYWGDGYCFTGKVSPA; this is encoded by the coding sequence ATGGAAGAGCTCCCGCACATCGCGGTGGTCGATGACCACCAGGAGATCCGCCAGTTGCTCGTCCGCTACCTCGGCCAGCACGGCTACGCCGTCAGCGAGGCCGCCAGCGCCCAAGAGTTCCGCAACCAGCTCGATGCCGGCCTATGCCCTCATTTGGTCGTACTGGACATCATGATGCCACATGAAGACGGCCTCTCCCTCTGCCGCCACCTCAGGGCTACAAGTTCGTTACCCGTAATCTTCCTCACCGCCATGGCCGAGGACACCGACCGTATCGTCGGCCTCGAACTCGGCGCCGACGACTACCTCGTCAAACCCTTCAATCCCCGCGAGCTCCTCGCCCGCATCCGCGCCGTCCTCCGCCGCTCCAACAATCCGCAAGCCCAGGAAGACAATACTCCCAAGACCGAGCGCCTCCGCTTCGGTGACAAGATCTTCGACCTCACCCGCCACGAAGTAACCGGTAGCGACGGCGTCGCCGTCCCCCTCAGCACCTCCGAGTTCCGCCTGCTCTGCGTCTTCCTCGAACACCCGGGCAAAGTCCTGAGCCGCGACGCATTGCTGGAACTGACGAGCGGCCGCGAAGCCGACGTGTGGGACCGCAGTATCGACAACCAAGTCAGCCGCCTGCGCCGGAAGGTCGAGGAAGACCCCAAGAATCCCGTGCTGATCAAGACCTACTGGGGCGACGGCTACTGCTTCACGGGAAAGGTGAGTCCGGCATGA
- a CDS encoding ATP-binding protein, producing the protein MKRFWMRSLTGQWVTLVLLALAVSQLLFFAIYRGDQMRTVFLLRRDEFLSRAASVSRLLDSAEPNLHPGILNAANTVAVRYWLGEKPANDPIEWEKAARESLMESSRPPRLEDLPVIEGVKWEELTTEEWKGESQAHLLHLPDWNGFGLTTKTKEGSWLHAVYAKPGAPVGPPGSYYVSMVITAVAICFVTALVARRVGRPLGRLSDAAEKLGRGEETPPLPEEGADDVRRTAVAFNRMQSRLKLYVEDRTRMMAAISHDLRTPITSLRLQAEFVSDAETRDKLVTTLDEMKEITEASLAFAREDAVLEATRNVDVMALLESLCEDLSQLGWEVRFTGGEALAWRCRPDSLRRALRNLIENAVRYGGAAAVSSERGSSELKIHIDDEGPGIPAAEQEKVFIPFVRLESSRNRSTGGTGLGLAIARTIVRNHGGDISLQNRSPKGLRATIRLPLD; encoded by the coding sequence ATGAAGCGCTTCTGGATGCGAAGCCTGACCGGGCAATGGGTCACGCTGGTGCTCCTGGCACTGGCGGTCTCACAGCTGCTGTTCTTCGCGATCTACCGCGGCGACCAGATGCGAACGGTATTCCTGCTCCGGCGCGACGAGTTCCTCTCTCGTGCCGCCTCGGTGTCCCGTCTTCTCGACTCGGCGGAGCCCAACCTACATCCGGGGATTCTCAATGCGGCGAACACCGTTGCGGTGCGCTATTGGCTGGGTGAGAAACCCGCAAACGATCCTATCGAATGGGAGAAAGCGGCCCGCGAGAGCCTGATGGAGTCCTCGCGTCCGCCGCGGCTCGAGGATCTTCCGGTAATCGAGGGTGTGAAATGGGAAGAGCTGACGACTGAAGAATGGAAGGGCGAGTCACAGGCACACTTGCTCCATCTCCCGGACTGGAACGGTTTCGGCCTCACGACGAAGACCAAGGAGGGCTCGTGGCTGCACGCGGTGTACGCCAAGCCGGGGGCTCCGGTGGGTCCGCCTGGGAGCTACTATGTTTCGATGGTGATCACGGCGGTGGCGATTTGCTTCGTGACCGCGCTGGTGGCGCGAAGAGTGGGTCGACCGCTGGGGCGCCTGAGCGATGCGGCGGAGAAGCTGGGGCGCGGTGAGGAAACTCCGCCGCTGCCGGAAGAGGGGGCGGACGACGTGCGGCGCACGGCGGTGGCGTTCAACCGGATGCAGTCACGGCTGAAACTCTATGTGGAGGACCGGACGCGGATGATGGCGGCGATCAGCCATGATCTGCGGACGCCGATCACGTCGCTGAGGTTGCAGGCGGAGTTTGTGAGTGATGCGGAGACGCGCGACAAACTTGTAACCACGCTGGACGAGATGAAGGAGATCACGGAGGCGAGTCTGGCGTTTGCAAGGGAAGATGCTGTTTTGGAAGCTACTCGTAATGTGGATGTTATGGCTCTTTTGGAGAGTTTGTGCGAGGATCTTTCGCAGTTGGGGTGGGAGGTGAGGTTCACGGGAGGGGAGGCGCTGGCGTGGCGGTGCCGGCCGGATTCGCTGCGGAGAGCGCTGAGGAATTTAATCGAGAACGCGGTGCGCTATGGCGGTGCCGCGGCGGTCAGTTCGGAGCGGGGGAGTTCCGAGTTGAAGATCCACATCGACGACGAGGGGCCGGGGATTCCTGCGGCGGAGCAGGAGAAGGTGTTCATTCCCTTCGTGCGGCTGGAGAGCTCGCGGAACCGGAGTACAGGTGGAACAGGTTTGGGTCTGGCGATCGCGCGGACGATCGTGCGGAACCACGGGGGAGATATCTCGCTGCAGAACCGGAGCCCGAAGGGGCTGCGAGCGACGATCCGCCTGCCGCTCGACTAG
- a CDS encoding RNA polymerase sigma factor, whose product MNEGLKTSETQLRTLKTRGSDGDWEGFYRKYAGVILSFCKKQGLDDFSARDVLQESMILLMRKLPGFTYSESKGRFRNWLLTLVYGKVRDARRRLIRRAEQPWQESPLSGEAASASVGEDLAEDEVESAWRMTLLEEGLKRLKRNPRIKSETMEVFEACVIHNMTIPAVAAKFQLEENNIYQIKNRLIRKLREEIEDLEQNQALPTPGSV is encoded by the coding sequence ATGAATGAGGGTTTGAAGACCTCGGAAACCCAGTTGCGCACTCTCAAGACGCGAGGGTCGGACGGCGACTGGGAGGGTTTTTACCGGAAATATGCCGGGGTGATCCTTAGCTTCTGCAAGAAACAAGGATTAGATGACTTCTCCGCCCGGGACGTGTTACAGGAATCGATGATCCTGTTGATGCGGAAGTTACCGGGCTTCACCTATTCGGAGAGCAAGGGCCGCTTCCGCAACTGGCTGCTGACGCTGGTTTACGGGAAGGTCCGCGACGCACGGCGGCGCCTGATCCGCAGGGCGGAACAACCGTGGCAGGAATCGCCCTTGTCCGGGGAGGCTGCTTCGGCGTCCGTTGGCGAGGATCTGGCCGAAGACGAGGTGGAGAGTGCGTGGAGGATGACGCTTCTCGAAGAGGGGCTGAAGCGACTGAAGCGTAACCCGAGGATCAAGTCGGAGACGATGGAAGTCTTCGAGGCTTGCGTGATCCACAACATGACCATCCCGGCGGTTGCGGCGAAATTCCAGTTGGAGGAGAATAATATCTATCAGATCAAGAACCGGCTGATCCGGAAGTTACGCGAGGAGATCGAAGATCTGGAACAGAACCAAGCACTCCCAACCCCAGGTTCCGTATGA
- a CDS encoding efflux RND transporter permease subunit encodes MNLSAPFIKRPIATALMTIAIMLVGVVSFPLLPVAPLPQVEFPTIQVSANLPGASPETMASSVATPLENQLALIPGVTQMTSNSGLGNVQITIQFDLDKNIDAAAQEVQSAISAAAGQLPTNLPSPPNYRKVNPADAPILLLSLTSDVLPLTQVSDYAANVVAQQISQLGGVAQVDVMGEQKPAVRVRVDPAKLAALGMSLDDVRGVIASATINSPKGSINGPKQSLSIYANDQLLKAEPYNDLILAYRNGAPVRVRDVGVAVDAPEQIRSGALVNNMPGVGIIIRKEADANVIDTIKSVNELLPQLRASMPPAMSIDLLSDRSRTIRASVEEVELHLVLTVVLVTIVVFAFLRNLRATLIASAVVPISIIATFAIMYVLGFSLNNLSLMALTISVGFVIDDAIVMLENIYRHIEDGMKPMDAALKGAGEIGFTILSITFSLIAVFIPVLLMGGIVGRLFREFAVTVTTAVLVSGFVSLTFVPMMCSRFLRHHNSPTGNSPRALLDRMLEGFFGRLEKVYEGALHFVMRHRKSTLFSLVVTIALTGFVFMKMPKGFFPSQDTGMMNATAEAAPDISYEAMFAKTQEIGEIIKNDPAVQGLQNRVGSGGRGGGAMNASRYFITLKERDQRDPVNVVMDRLRKATAHVPGITMFFQAQQDLNVGGMMSKTQFQYALRDADMDELNSWAPRVMEKMKELPELRDVTSDQESSAPALSVDIDRQAASRFGIPAQAINAALYNAFGERQVTQFYTQVSQYKVIIEVPPELQKDPSTFDRIFLTSPTTGGQVPLSSLVTFNTGVNKPLSVNHLGQYPSVTISFNLAPNVALGDAVAAVEKANADMGLPPTITGSFQGTAQAFQDSLRSQPYLIAAAIIAIYIILGMLYESYIHPLTILSTLPSAGLGALVTLWAFGYDIGVIAIIGILLLIGIVKKNAIMMIDFAIEAERDRGMAADEAIFEACLKRFRPILMTTLAAMIGGIPLALGHGDGSELRQPLGYAIVGGLALSQMLTLFTTPVVYLMFDGWRERLKRRRERKVDEQSEGVEVHAV; translated from the coding sequence ATGAATCTCTCCGCCCCCTTTATCAAGCGGCCGATCGCCACGGCCCTCATGACCATCGCTATCATGCTGGTGGGTGTGGTGAGCTTTCCGCTGCTGCCGGTCGCGCCGCTACCGCAGGTCGAGTTCCCGACTATCCAAGTTTCCGCGAACTTGCCGGGAGCCAGCCCCGAGACGATGGCCTCCTCGGTGGCGACCCCGCTGGAGAACCAGCTTGCGTTGATCCCCGGGGTCACGCAGATGACCTCCAACAGCGGTCTGGGCAACGTCCAGATCACGATCCAGTTCGACCTGGACAAGAACATCGATGCGGCGGCGCAGGAGGTGCAGTCCGCGATCAGCGCGGCGGCAGGACAACTGCCGACGAATCTGCCGAGCCCGCCCAACTACCGGAAGGTGAACCCGGCGGATGCGCCGATCCTGCTGCTGAGCCTGACTTCCGATGTCCTGCCGCTGACGCAGGTGAGCGACTATGCGGCGAACGTGGTGGCGCAGCAGATCTCCCAACTCGGCGGCGTGGCGCAGGTCGATGTGATGGGCGAGCAGAAGCCGGCGGTACGCGTGCGAGTGGATCCCGCCAAGCTCGCGGCGCTGGGCATGAGCTTGGACGACGTCCGCGGGGTAATCGCCTCGGCCACCATCAACTCGCCGAAGGGCAGCATCAACGGACCAAAGCAGAGCCTCTCGATCTACGCCAACGACCAGCTCCTCAAGGCAGAGCCCTATAACGATCTGATCCTGGCCTATCGCAATGGCGCACCGGTGAGGGTCCGCGACGTGGGCGTGGCCGTGGACGCGCCCGAGCAGATCCGCTCCGGAGCCTTGGTCAACAACATGCCCGGGGTCGGCATCATCATCCGCAAGGAGGCGGATGCCAACGTGATCGACACGATCAAGAGCGTGAACGAGCTGCTGCCGCAACTGCGGGCCTCGATGCCGCCGGCGATGTCGATCGACCTGCTCAGCGATCGCAGCCGCACGATCCGTGCCTCGGTGGAAGAAGTGGAGCTCCACCTTGTCCTGACCGTGGTGCTGGTGACCATCGTGGTGTTCGCCTTCCTACGGAACCTGCGGGCGACGCTGATCGCCAGTGCGGTGGTGCCGATCTCGATCATCGCGACCTTCGCGATCATGTACGTGCTGGGCTTCAGCCTGAACAACCTTTCGTTGATGGCGCTGACCATCTCGGTGGGCTTCGTGATCGATGATGCGATCGTGATGCTGGAGAACATTTACCGGCACATCGAGGACGGGATGAAGCCGATGGATGCGGCGCTGAAAGGTGCGGGCGAGATCGGTTTCACGATTCTATCGATCACCTTCTCGCTGATCGCGGTCTTCATCCCGGTACTGCTGATGGGCGGCATCGTGGGCCGCCTGTTCCGCGAGTTCGCGGTGACGGTGACGACCGCCGTTCTCGTTTCCGGCTTTGTCTCGCTGACCTTCGTGCCGATGATGTGCTCGCGCTTCCTGCGGCACCACAATTCGCCGACCGGCAACTCGCCGCGGGCTCTGCTCGACCGGATGCTAGAGGGCTTCTTCGGTAGGCTGGAGAAGGTCTACGAAGGCGCGCTGCACTTCGTGATGCGTCACCGCAAGTCGACCCTGTTCTCACTGGTGGTCACGATCGCCCTTACGGGTTTCGTCTTCATGAAGATGCCGAAGGGCTTCTTCCCCTCGCAGGACACCGGGATGATGAATGCGACGGCGGAGGCGGCGCCGGACATCTCTTACGAGGCGATGTTCGCGAAGACGCAGGAGATCGGCGAGATCATCAAGAACGACCCGGCGGTGCAGGGGCTACAGAATCGCGTGGGATCCGGCGGTCGCGGGGGCGGCGCGATGAATGCCAGCCGCTACTTCATCACGCTGAAAGAACGCGACCAGCGCGATCCGGTCAACGTGGTGATGGACCGCCTGCGCAAGGCGACGGCGCATGTGCCGGGAATCACGATGTTCTTTCAAGCCCAGCAGGACCTGAACGTGGGCGGGATGATGTCCAAGACGCAGTTCCAGTATGCGCTGCGCGATGCCGACATGGACGAGCTGAACTCTTGGGCACCCCGGGTGATGGAGAAGATGAAAGAGCTGCCCGAGCTGCGGGACGTGACTTCCGACCAGGAGTCATCCGCCCCAGCCCTGAGCGTGGACATCGATCGTCAGGCGGCGAGCCGCTTCGGCATCCCGGCGCAGGCGATCAACGCGGCGCTCTACAACGCCTTCGGCGAACGGCAGGTGACGCAGTTCTATACCCAGGTGAGCCAGTATAAGGTGATCATCGAGGTGCCGCCGGAACTGCAGAAGGACCCTTCCACCTTCGACCGGATCTTCCTTACATCACCGACGACCGGCGGACAGGTGCCGCTGTCTTCGCTGGTGACCTTCAATACCGGGGTGAACAAGCCGCTTTCGGTGAACCACCTCGGGCAGTATCCCTCGGTGACCATCTCCTTCAACCTGGCTCCGAACGTGGCGCTGGGTGATGCGGTGGCGGCGGTGGAGAAGGCGAATGCGGACATGGGGCTGCCGCCGACGATCACCGGCAGCTTCCAAGGCACGGCGCAGGCCTTCCAGGATTCGCTGCGGAGCCAGCCCTATCTGATCGCGGCGGCGATCATCGCGATCTACATCATCCTCGGGATGCTGTATGAAAGTTATATTCATCCATTGACGATTCTCTCGACCTTGCCTTCGGCCGGCTTGGGGGCCTTGGTGACCCTCTGGGCTTTCGGGTATGACATCGGGGTGATCGCAATCATTGGTATCCTCCTCTTGATCGGGATCGTGAAGAAGAACGCGATCATGATGATCGACTTCGCGATCGAGGCGGAGAGGGATCGAGGGATGGCGGCGGATGAAGCGATCTTCGAGGCGTGCCTGAAGCGGTTCAGACCAATCCTGATGACAACGCTGGCGGCGATGATCGGGGGGATTCCCTTGGCCTTGGGTCATGGGGATGGGTCGGAACTGAGGCAGCCGCTGGGGTATGCGATCGTGGGTGGTTTGGCGCTGAGTCAGATGCTGACCTTGTTCACGACGCCGGTGGTTTATTTGATGTTCGACGGGTGGAGGGAGAGATTGAAGCGGAGGCGGGAGAGGAAGGTGGACGAGCAATCAGAGGGGGTGGAGGTGCACGCGGTTTGA
- a CDS encoding FHA domain-containing protein: MSELDFQKRIQEVAETVEITLNEPDGLLEQLRALDGLLASLPEGPTEPSLIFRDPNGSIQVRGIGEGLVFGRAPECEVAFPGYREISKRHFEIKPLESDYVLRDLGSTNGTFVNFDSAPVDRRLLIDGDLIRVAAFRLAFIRAQTTDAAEPEPETSP; encoded by the coding sequence ATGAGCGAGCTCGATTTTCAGAAGCGGATTCAAGAGGTGGCCGAGACCGTCGAGATCACGCTGAACGAACCGGACGGCCTATTGGAGCAACTGCGGGCCTTGGACGGGTTGCTGGCTTCGCTGCCAGAGGGCCCCACGGAGCCGTCTTTAATTTTCCGCGATCCGAACGGGAGCATCCAGGTCCGCGGGATCGGCGAGGGGCTGGTTTTCGGTCGCGCGCCGGAATGCGAGGTGGCGTTCCCCGGTTACCGGGAGATCAGCAAACGGCATTTCGAGATCAAGCCGCTGGAGTCCGACTACGTCCTGCGCGATCTCGGCTCGACCAATGGAACCTTCGTGAACTTCGATTCCGCTCCGGTGGACCGGAGATTGTTGATCGACGGGGATCTGATCCGGGTAGCGGCGTTCCGCTTGGCCTTCATCCGCGCCCAAACCACTGATGCGGCCGAGCCCGAACCCGAAACATCCCCCTGA